The Deltaproteobacteria bacterium genome includes a region encoding these proteins:
- a CDS encoding ATP-binding protein — protein sequence MGELRIPNRFESLQEVFGQELRPLIVPIDEDLRALIALRDRASVQNGGLLCFILGPTGVGKTTAVHSAAVHMPDAFAPVLRVPPEVAIRDAGEWLNGKLPPVVQGKSLLVLFDGREVSDDDVGVRQLLAYLNQALRRRSDILFCWPTTDAQWHRRLR from the coding sequence GTGGGTGAACTGAGGATTCCGAATCGCTTCGAATCCCTTCAGGAAGTGTTTGGGCAAGAGCTTCGTCCTCTCATCGTACCCATAGACGAAGACCTGCGTGCCCTGATTGCACTTCGCGACCGCGCGTCCGTTCAGAACGGGGGGCTCCTCTGCTTCATCCTGGGACCTACCGGAGTCGGCAAGACCACCGCCGTCCATTCGGCTGCTGTACATATGCCGGACGCCTTTGCGCCTGTCCTGAGGGTGCCTCCCGAGGTAGCCATCCGTGACGCCGGCGAGTGGCTGAACGGCAAGCTTCCACCGGTCGTCCAAGGCAAGAGCTTGCTCGTCCTCTTCGATGGGCGAGAGGTCTCGGACGATGATGTCGGCGTTCGGCAGTTGCTCGCATACTTGAACCAAGCCCTCCGTCGCCGTTCCGATATCCTATTCTGCTGGCCGACGACCGACGCCCAATGGCATCGCCGACTTCGA